The DNA window TGCACGGACCGCAGCCTACGACGTGGCGATCAGTAACCACCTTTATGGCCTGGAAGGAGGCTTTCCACCGATCTACTCGGTTCAGTTCACGAACGGCCGGACCCTACGCTACGGTGAAAACCCGCACCAACAGGCGGCAGTCTACGGCGAATTCGGGATCGCAGACCAGCAGCCCCTGCAGGGCAAGCAGATGTCATACAACAACTATCTTGACCTGAATGCAGCGGTGGGACTCCTCAGAGAGTTCGACGGGCCGGCAGCAGTGATCGTCAAGCACAACAACCCGTGCGGGGTCTCGGTCGGCGAGGAGATCAGGACCGCCTACCTCACAGCACGGGAGGTCGACCCGCAGTCGGCTTATGGCTCTGTGGTCGCCCTGAACCGGGAGGTGGACGCTGCGCTCGCAGAAGATCTTTGTGGAACCTTCGTCGAGGTCGTGGCCGCCCCCTCATTCTCACCCGGGTCGCTCGTAATCATGAAGAAGAAGGAGAATATGCGGGTGCTCGTCTTGCCGGCCCCGGCACAGGCCGACGAGGTCAGATCGATCGATGGCGGGCTGCTGGTCCAGCGGACGCCGCCGCACTTGGAGAACTGGACGGTCGTCTCAGAGCGGGAGCCGACCGAAGAGGAGATGCAGGCCCTCAGGCTGGCATGGAAGGTCTGCAAGCATACCAAGTCGAATACGATCATCTTCGCAGACCAGACCAGAACGCTCGGGATCGGGGCTGGGCAAATGTCCAGGGTTGACTCAGCGAAGATTGCGATCGAGAAGGCCGCAGGACCGCTCAACGGTTCAGCCGTCGCATCTGACGCATTCCTGCCGTTCCCCGACACCCTTGAGGTCGCAGCAGCTGCCGGGGCGACGGCCCTGATCCAGCCGGGCGGCTCGATCCGGGATCCCCTGGTGATCGAGGCCGCCAACAAACTCAACATTGCGATGGTCTTCAC is part of the Methanosphaerula palustris E1-9c genome and encodes:
- the purH gene encoding bifunctional phosphoribosylaminoimidazolecarboxamide formyltransferase/IMP cyclohydrolase — protein: MKWALLSVWDKTGIVDLAKALVENGINLLSSGGTGAVLKEAHIPFTEVSAYTGSPEMMGGRLKTLHPKIHGGLLGRRGIDDEVMAEHGIELIDLLVVNLYPFEMMAAKALPLPDLIEYIDIGGPAMIRAAAKNYHDVAVVTDPAGYERIREAVKRGGFTEDERLELAKLAFARTAAYDVAISNHLYGLEGGFPPIYSVQFTNGRTLRYGENPHQQAAVYGEFGIADQQPLQGKQMSYNNYLDLNAAVGLLREFDGPAAVIVKHNNPCGVSVGEEIRTAYLTAREVDPQSAYGSVVALNREVDAALAEDLCGTFVEVVAAPSFSPGSLVIMKKKENMRVLVLPAPAQADEVRSIDGGLLVQRTPPHLENWTVVSEREPTEEEMQALRLAWKVCKHTKSNTIIFADQTRTLGIGAGQMSRVDSAKIAIEKAAGPLNGSAVASDAFLPFPDTLEVAAAAGATALIQPGGSIRDPLVIEAANKLNIAMVFTGTRYFRH